In Chiloscyllium punctatum isolate Juve2018m chromosome 10, sChiPun1.3, whole genome shotgun sequence, a single window of DNA contains:
- the LOC140481825 gene encoding uncharacterized protein: MPMSCENNILQSGMLTVATLGPPLQRDLSIETPLQRDLSIRNPITERSLHQESHYREISPSGIPLQRDLSIETPLQRDLSIETPLQRDLSIETPLQRDLSIRNPITERSLHQESHYREISPSGIPLQRDLSIETPLQRDLSIRNPITERSLHQESHYREISPSRPHYREISPSGIPLQRDLSIETPLQRDLSIETPLQRDLSIRNPITERSLHQESHYREISPSGIPLQRDLSIETPLQRDLSIETPLQRDLSIETPLQRDLFIRNPITERSLHQESHYREISPSGIPLQRDLSIETPLQRDLSIETPLQRDLSIRNPITERSLHQESHYREISPSRPHYREISPSGIPLQRDLSIRNPITERSLHRDPITERSLHRDPITERSLHQESHYREISPSGIPL; the protein is encoded by the exons ATGCCAATGTCATGTGAAAATAATATTTTGCAGAGTGGCATGTTGACTG TGGCTACATTGGGACCCCCATTACAGAGAGATCTCTCCATCGAGACCCCATTACAGAGAGATCTCTCCATCAGGAATCCCATTACAGAGAGATCTCTCCATCAGGAATCCCATTACAGAGAGATCTCTCCATCAGGAATCCCATTACAGAGAGATCTCTCCATCGAGACCCCATTACAGAGAGATCTCTCCATCGAGACCCCATTACAGAGAGATCTCTCCATCGAGACCCCATTACAGAGAGATCTCTCCATCAGGAATCCCATTACAGAGAGATCTCTCCATCAGGAATCCCATTACAGAGAGATCTCTCCATCAGGAATCCCATTACAGAGAGATCTCTCCATCGAGACCCCATTACAGAGAGATCTCTCCATCAGGAATCCCATTACAGAGAGATCTCTCCATCAGGAATCCCATTACAGAGAGATCTCTCCATCGAGACCCCATTACAGAGAGATCTCTCCATCAGGAATCCCATTACAGAGAGATCTCTCCATCGAGACCCCATTACAGAGAGATCTCTCCATCGAGACCCCATTACAGAGAGATCTCTCCATCAGGAATCCCATTACAGAGAGATCTCTCCATCAGGAATCCCATTACAGAGAGATCTCTCCATCAGGAATCCCATTACAGAGAGATCTCTCCATCGAGACCCCATTACAGAGAGATCTCTCCATCGAGACCCCATTACAGAGAGATCTCTCCATTGAGACCCCATTACAGAGAgatctcttcatcaggaatcccattaCAGAGAGATCTCTCCATCAGGAATCCCATTACAGAGAGATCTCTCCATCAGGAATCCCATTACAGAGAGATCTCTCCATCGAGACCCCATTACAGAGAGATCTCTCCATCGAGACCCCATTACAGAGAGATCTCTCCATCAGGAATCCCATTACAGAGAGATCTCTCCATCAGGAATCCCATTACAGAGAGATCTCTCCATCGAGACCCCATTACAGAGAGATCTCTCCATCAGGA ATCCCATTACAGAGAGATCTCTCCATCAGGAATCCCATTACAGAGAGATCTCTCCATCGAGACCCCATTACAGAGAGATCTCTCCATCGAGACCCCATTACAGAGAGATCTCTCCATCAGGAATCCCATTACAGAGAGATCTCTCCATCAGGAATCCCATTATAG